In a single window of the Olivibacter sp. SDN3 genome:
- a CDS encoding FecR family protein, with the protein MNNNRIIILLTRKMAGEISDREQEELSKLLAENPEAIYYEEFVSELWHHKEDQSSDASLAYQRHKKRFGEQLDFDSAEKKNTFAYGLAACLLCLVLTGIFWKLFLTESASDAFTEIIAEKGVRKKLHLPDGTAVWLNADSRLSYNDFEKEGERLVNLTGEAYFDVTKNKHKPFIIKTDKLAISVLGTAFNVKAYPNDQQTEATLISGAIELAIKDRPKEKIQLKPSEKVEVLHNDQVIKPNKKGEGSLVFTLSNLSKVQMKDQEYIQETSWIENKLIFKNERMEELLPKLERWYNVNIRISDPKIRQYRYTANIAGEDIKQLLDAMQLVKPFQYKIEEQEILIY; encoded by the coding sequence ATGAATAACAACAGAATAATAATACTGCTGACCCGTAAGATGGCGGGTGAGATTAGCGACAGGGAACAGGAAGAGCTATCGAAATTACTGGCAGAGAATCCTGAGGCGATCTATTATGAAGAATTTGTCAGCGAACTATGGCATCATAAAGAAGATCAGTCTTCTGATGCTTCTCTGGCCTATCAGCGGCATAAGAAAAGGTTCGGAGAGCAACTGGATTTTGATTCGGCAGAGAAGAAAAACACCTTTGCGTATGGGCTCGCTGCCTGCCTACTCTGTTTGGTGTTGACGGGTATTTTCTGGAAGCTTTTTTTAACGGAAAGTGCTTCAGATGCTTTCACGGAAATTATTGCTGAAAAAGGTGTACGCAAAAAGTTGCATTTGCCCGACGGAACTGCGGTCTGGTTAAATGCGGATAGCAGATTGTCGTATAATGATTTTGAAAAAGAGGGCGAGCGACTGGTAAATTTAACAGGTGAAGCCTATTTCGATGTAACGAAAAATAAACACAAACCCTTTATCATCAAGACAGACAAACTTGCAATCAGTGTATTGGGAACAGCATTTAACGTGAAGGCCTATCCAAACGATCAGCAGACGGAGGCTACACTTATTAGTGGGGCTATTGAACTCGCGATAAAAGACCGTCCAAAAGAAAAGATACAGTTAAAGCCATCCGAAAAAGTCGAGGTACTACATAATGATCAAGTCATTAAACCTAATAAAAAAGGTGAAGGTAGTTTAGTTTTTACATTAAGTAACTTATCCAAAGTTCAGATGAAAGATCAGGAATACATACAAGAGACTTCCTGGATTGAGAATAAGCTCATTTTTAAGAACGAGCGCATGGAAGAACTGCTACCTAAGTTGGAACGCTGGTATAATGTTAATATTCGGATAAGCGATCCAAAGATCAGGCAGTATCGGTACACCGCAAATATCGCAGGTGAAGATATCAAACAATTATTAGATGCCATGCAGCTAGTTAAACCTTTTCAGTATAAAATCGAAGAGCAGGAAATCCTTATCTATTAG
- a CDS encoding RraA family protein gives MMMKAIATLLLFLVAVQGVKSQQVGSSVEYIKALTPQWKGERLPDGRPKIPDNLLERLKKISMEQAWGYLRSQKYNNQFESNWELIMYPDQVMVGRAVTAQYMPARPDLLEQIKAQGLKEGRSTQGGNNTWPIDVLTSNDVYVADSYGKIVDGTLIGDMLGNTIYTNSKNGVIFWGSVRDMDGLSQIEGFNVWAKGQDPSYIMEMTLTTINAPIRIGRATVLPGDAVLANKYGTIFIPSHLVEELVLSSEFTMLRDAFGAQRLREKKYLSGQIDSKWTDDIKNDFIQWLADLPGEELPMSREELDAYLKNRDFY, from the coding sequence ATGATGATGAAAGCAATTGCTACCCTATTATTATTTTTAGTGGCCGTACAAGGTGTGAAAAGCCAACAGGTAGGCTCATCTGTCGAATATATCAAAGCGCTTACCCCCCAATGGAAGGGTGAACGATTGCCCGATGGCCGTCCGAAAATTCCGGACAATCTGCTGGAAAGGCTGAAAAAAATATCCATGGAACAAGCTTGGGGTTATCTCCGAAGCCAAAAATATAACAATCAGTTTGAATCCAACTGGGAACTGATCATGTATCCAGACCAAGTAATGGTGGGGAGGGCGGTCACGGCGCAATATATGCCAGCAAGGCCAGATTTACTTGAGCAGATCAAGGCTCAAGGTCTAAAAGAGGGTCGGTCGACACAAGGCGGCAATAATACCTGGCCCATAGATGTCCTGACATCCAATGACGTGTATGTAGCCGACAGCTACGGTAAGATTGTTGATGGCACACTGATTGGTGATATGCTGGGCAATACCATTTATACCAATTCAAAGAATGGTGTGATCTTTTGGGGGTCCGTTAGAGATATGGATGGACTGAGCCAGATTGAAGGCTTCAATGTGTGGGCGAAAGGTCAGGATCCCTCCTACATTATGGAAATGACGCTCACCACAATCAATGCGCCGATCCGAATCGGTCGTGCGACGGTCCTTCCAGGTGACGCGGTATTGGCCAATAAGTACGGTACCATCTTCATACCATCTCACCTTGTCGAAGAGCTGGTGCTCAGTTCGGAATTTACGATGTTGAGAGATGCTTTTGGCGCCCAGCGCTTACGGGAGAAAAAATACCTTTCCGGTCAGATTGATAGTAAGTGGACCGACGACATCAAAAACGATTTCATTCAATGGTTAGCCGATTTACCGGGAGAAGAGTTACCCATGTCAAGGGAAGAACTTGATGCCTACCTGAAAAATCGTGATTTTTACTAA
- a CDS encoding nuclear transport factor 2 family protein codes for MIYKSLRLMPMMIIAILSFSCNESPAGASGQIEAVEEAVESFRQTMLQPDQAKFEALTAQALTYGHSNGLIEDRATCIASMVDGKFKFNSIELSDQSVDVEGHTAIVRHQFFAHTHDEGKEPGTVSLKVLQVWQLQDDQWRLLARQAVKIQ; via the coding sequence ATGATATATAAAAGTTTAAGGTTAATGCCTATGATGATCATTGCTATACTCAGTTTCAGTTGTAATGAGTCTCCGGCAGGTGCCTCCGGGCAAATAGAGGCCGTTGAAGAAGCTGTCGAATCTTTTAGGCAGACGATGTTACAACCAGATCAAGCAAAATTTGAAGCCTTAACGGCACAGGCACTCACCTATGGGCATTCCAATGGATTGATAGAAGATCGAGCAACCTGTATTGCTTCTATGGTGGATGGCAAATTTAAGTTCAACAGTATTGAGTTAAGCGATCAAAGCGTTGACGTGGAGGGCCATACCGCTATTGTGCGGCACCAGTTTTTTGCGCATACACACGATGAAGGAAAAGAGCCCGGTACAGTTAGCTTAAAGGTTCTTCAGGTTTGGCAGTTACAGGACGACCAATGGCGTTTACTGGCCAGGCAGGCAGTTAAGATCCAATGA
- a CDS encoding MFS transporter, whose product MQQKIAPSRWYRIIPIVFITYSLAYLDRANFGFAAAGGMAEDLNITPAISSLLGSLFFLGYFFFQIPGAHYAAHKSAKKLIFWSLILWGALAAATGMVSNVNMLIVIRFMLGVVESAVMPAMLILLSQWFTKTERSRANTFLILGNPATVLWMSVLSGYLIHALGWRWMFIIQGLPAVVWAFIWWRLIDEKPSEAAWLSPQEREVVEKQLQEEQQQIKPVKNYAVAFKSKTVILLCLQYLFWSMGLYGFVMWLPSIIKAAPDMDIVITGWLAAVPYILAIITMLVASYASDKTLNRKIFIWPFLLVGALAFYGSYLIGTGNFWLSFSLLVLAGGAMYAPYGPFFAAITDILPKNVVGGALGLINSMGALGSFGGAYIVGYLNGVTNGFGASYILMSVTLLLSSLLTMWVVKSPRALIRQRDDLL is encoded by the coding sequence ATGCAGCAGAAAATAGCGCCATCGCGCTGGTACCGTATTATACCCATAGTTTTTATTACCTATAGCCTCGCCTATTTAGACCGCGCAAATTTTGGTTTTGCTGCAGCGGGAGGTATGGCAGAAGATTTAAATATCACTCCTGCTATTTCATCGCTGTTAGGGTCACTTTTTTTTCTGGGTTATTTTTTCTTCCAGATACCCGGCGCCCATTATGCAGCGCATAAGAGCGCCAAGAAGTTAATTTTTTGGTCGTTAATATTATGGGGTGCGCTAGCCGCTGCTACCGGTATGGTGAGCAATGTCAATATGCTGATTGTTATCCGTTTTATGTTAGGTGTAGTAGAAAGTGCCGTAATGCCCGCTATGCTCATCCTGCTAAGCCAATGGTTCACGAAAACGGAACGCTCCAGAGCCAATACCTTTTTAATTTTGGGTAATCCGGCAACGGTATTATGGATGTCGGTGTTATCAGGCTATCTGATCCATGCGTTGGGTTGGCGTTGGATGTTTATTATTCAAGGACTTCCAGCCGTGGTTTGGGCATTTATCTGGTGGCGCTTAATCGATGAAAAACCGAGCGAAGCAGCTTGGTTAAGCCCTCAGGAACGGGAAGTGGTAGAAAAACAATTACAGGAAGAGCAACAACAGATTAAACCCGTAAAAAACTATGCTGTGGCATTTAAATCAAAAACCGTGATCCTCTTGTGTCTGCAATACCTGTTTTGGAGTATGGGTCTGTATGGCTTTGTCATGTGGTTGCCGTCGATTATTAAGGCGGCCCCGGATATGGATATCGTTATCACGGGATGGTTAGCTGCTGTTCCTTACATATTGGCTATTATAACCATGCTCGTTGCGTCCTACGCATCTGATAAAACCTTGAACAGAAAAATATTCATCTGGCCTTTTTTGCTGGTCGGAGCCCTCGCCTTTTACGGCTCCTACTTAATAGGTACCGGTAACTTTTGGTTGTCATTCAGCTTGCTTGTATTGGCCGGCGGCGCTATGTATGCTCCTTACGGGCCATTTTTCGCAGCAATTACAGATATTCTTCCTAAAAACGTAGTTGGTGGTGCGCTGGGCTTGATCAATAGTATGGGAGCCCTAGGCTCCTTTGGCGGCGCTTACATCGTTGGCTATCTTAATGGCGTAACCAATGGTTTCGGAGCCTCTTATATCTTGATGTCGGTTACCTTATTGCTTTCATCTCTCCTAACCATGTGGGTAGTGAAGTCGCCACGGGCTTTAATTAGACAACGTGATGATCTTTTATAA
- a CDS encoding exo-beta-N-acetylmuramidase NamZ domain-containing protein has product MTIKLFIVLFLSILVSPLQNSCEANNGDGIVTGADQVETYLPLLKWKRVGMVVNQTSIIGNQLSIDSLHALGVDIRFVFGPEHGFRANASNGAEVDDEIDKKTGIPIISLYGKNRKPSKAALDSIDVMVFDIQDVGCRFYTYINTLADVMESCAEQGKTLMILDRPNPNGYVDGPILDMRFKSGIGKFPIPITHGMTMGEFAQMINGEGWLPNGLHCKLQIIPLKNYDHSLYYELPVSPSPNLNSQASIILYPSICPFEGTIISQGRGTHMPFAVLGAPALKGIYDFSFKPVSIPGMSEMPLHQDQTCYGIDLRNYDIKSLHASGKINLQWMITSYRDYPDKQLFFDSSFSKAMGKIENLMGYDQFRKQIAEGKTEEEIRASWEPGLSQYKQMRMQYLLYE; this is encoded by the coding sequence ATGACAATAAAACTATTCATCGTTCTTTTTCTCTCTATACTTGTCTCTCCTTTGCAGAACAGCTGTGAAGCAAATAATGGAGACGGGATTGTTACAGGTGCCGACCAAGTGGAAACTTATCTTCCTTTGTTAAAATGGAAGCGAGTGGGAATGGTCGTCAATCAAACCTCTATCATCGGTAATCAGTTAAGTATTGATAGTCTGCACGCCCTTGGCGTAGATATCCGCTTTGTTTTTGGACCCGAGCATGGGTTCCGTGCGAATGCCAGTAATGGGGCTGAAGTGGACGATGAAATAGACAAAAAAACCGGAATACCCATTATATCGCTTTATGGTAAAAACCGAAAACCTTCCAAAGCAGCCTTGGATTCCATCGATGTAATGGTTTTCGACATACAGGATGTGGGTTGCCGTTTTTATACCTATATCAACACCTTGGCTGATGTGATGGAAAGCTGTGCGGAACAAGGTAAAACCCTCATGATATTAGACCGTCCGAACCCAAATGGCTATGTGGATGGACCTATACTGGACATGCGCTTTAAGTCGGGTATCGGAAAATTTCCAATCCCTATAACGCATGGAATGACGATGGGTGAATTTGCACAAATGATAAATGGTGAGGGGTGGCTTCCGAATGGTTTGCATTGTAAATTGCAGATCATTCCCCTGAAAAACTACGACCACAGCTTATACTACGAACTTCCGGTCAGTCCGTCACCTAATCTCAACTCGCAAGCGTCTATCATCCTCTATCCGTCCATTTGCCCATTTGAGGGAACCATTATCAGTCAGGGCAGAGGCACCCACATGCCATTTGCAGTCCTTGGCGCACCAGCGCTTAAAGGAATCTACGATTTTTCATTTAAACCGGTCAGTATACCGGGGATGTCTGAAATGCCGCTGCACCAAGATCAGACCTGCTATGGTATTGACCTGAGGAACTATGATATCAAAAGTTTACATGCGTCTGGAAAAATCAATCTCCAATGGATGATAACATCTTATCGGGACTATCCCGACAAGCAACTGTTTTTCGATTCTTCTTTTAGCAAGGCGATGGGGAAGATAGAAAACCTGATGGGGTATGATCAATTTCGGAAACAGATAGCGGAAGGGAAAACGGAAGAAGAAATAAGGGCTTCCTGGGAGCCGGGGCTTAGTCAGTACAAGCAGATGCGTATGCAATATCTGCTGTATGAATAA
- a CDS encoding Imm53 family immunity protein → MESIKQLMDWYASNCDDDWEHTFSIKIQTIDNPGWSFKADIMETEVEGKTTFEESIDDDNDWYNIKSDGETFKGYGDPTKLGFLLNKFAEFVKTPVNEIPLS, encoded by the coding sequence ATGGAAAGTATAAAGCAATTGATGGATTGGTATGCTTCGAATTGTGACGATGATTGGGAACATACGTTTAGTATAAAAATACAAACTATTGATAATCCAGGTTGGAGTTTTAAGGCGGATATTATGGAGACGGAAGTTGAAGGTAAAACCACTTTTGAAGAATCAATAGATGATGACAATGACTGGTATAATATAAAAAGTGACGGTGAAACTTTTAAGGGATATGGAGATCCGACAAAACTCGGTTTCCTGCTTAATAAGTTTGCCGAGTTTGTAAAAACACCTGTTAACGAGATACCGCTTTCATGA
- a CDS encoding RHS repeat-associated core domain-containing protein, with translation MSKRLNLYDYGARFYDPVIGRWGSVDALAEQMHRHSYYNYAFNNMMRFIDQDGIASIDPPTRKSR, from the coding sequence ATCAGTAAGCGACTGAATCTGTATGATTACGGAGCAAGGTTCTATGATCCGGTGATAGGAAGGTGGGGAAGCGTGGATGCGCTAGCGGAGCAGATGCATAGGCATTCGTATTACAACTATGCATTCAACAACATGATGAGGTTTATTGACCAGGATGGGATTGCATCTATTGATCCCCCGACTAGAAAAAGCAGATAA
- a CDS encoding helix-turn-helix domain-containing protein: MEKGNIITSLRKERGWSQTDLATNSKVSREMIGKYERGEATSAAFDRKTVERLQDIEKLEAGEKEHMFALLDAFLAKSKLQAILK; encoded by the coding sequence ATGGAAAAAGGTAATATTATCACTTCCCTGCGCAAAGAACGGGGATGGTCGCAGACCGATCTCGCCACCAACAGCAAGGTCTCAAGGGAGATGATAGGCAAATATGAACGGGGTGAGGCCACCAGCGCCGCATTCGACAGAAAGACCGTGGAAAGGTTGCAGGATATTGAAAAGCTGGAAGCTGGCGAAAAGGAACATATGTTTGCCCTGCTCGATGCTTTCCTAGCAAAAAGCAAGCTACAGGCTATACTCAAATAA
- a CDS encoding RHS repeat-associated core domain-containing protein produces the protein MQDRLALYDYGARFYDPVIGRWGSVDPLAENHYEHTPYNYVLGNPVKYADFMGLDTISLNNNT, from the coding sequence TTGCAGGACAGACTGGCACTGTACGATTACGGGGCAAGGTTCTATGACCCGGTGATCGGTAGGTGGGGAAGCGTTGATCCGCTGGCGGAGAACCATTATGAACATACACCGTACAACTATGTGCTGGGGAACCCGGTTAAGTATGCTGACTTTATGGGACTGGATACGATCTCACTCAACAATAATACATAG
- the trpS gene encoding tryptophan--tRNA ligase, producing METVVSGIRSTGKLHLGNYYGAIKNFLKMQDEYNCFFFIADLHSLTTHPTPENLQDNVKQVIVEYLAAGIDPEKATIYVQSDVTEVVELYLYLNMNAYLGELERATSFKDKVRANPDNVNAGLLTYPVLMAADILLHRATKVPVGKDQEQHLEMTRTFGNRFNRLYKNEYFPEAYAFSYGNNLIKIPGLDGKGKMGKSEGDANCVYLSDKPEAIRKKVMRAVTDSGPTQENQVKPTEIQNLFDLMQVVSTSDTVQHFDDLYNKCQIRYGDLKKQLAEDMVVATEPVRSRIEEIAADDAYIRKVINLGAEKARESAQQTIKDVREIIGFRKF from the coding sequence ATGGAAACAGTTGTTAGCGGAATCCGGAGTACCGGAAAATTACACCTTGGAAATTATTATGGTGCAATAAAGAATTTCTTAAAAATGCAGGATGAATATAACTGCTTTTTCTTTATTGCCGATCTGCACTCACTAACTACACATCCTACTCCCGAAAACCTGCAAGACAATGTAAAACAAGTTATTGTAGAATATTTAGCAGCCGGTATCGACCCGGAGAAGGCAACTATTTATGTGCAGTCCGATGTAACGGAAGTAGTAGAGCTTTACCTCTATTTAAATATGAATGCCTATCTGGGGGAACTGGAAAGGGCTACTTCTTTCAAAGATAAAGTACGTGCCAATCCGGATAATGTCAATGCCGGATTACTTACCTATCCCGTGTTGATGGCCGCCGATATTCTTTTACACAGGGCAACAAAGGTTCCTGTGGGAAAAGATCAGGAACAACATTTAGAAATGACACGTACCTTCGGTAACCGCTTTAACCGATTGTACAAAAACGAATATTTCCCGGAAGCTTATGCTTTTAGCTATGGTAACAACCTGATAAAAATACCTGGCCTTGATGGAAAAGGTAAGATGGGCAAATCGGAAGGAGATGCCAATTGCGTTTACCTGTCGGACAAACCCGAAGCTATACGTAAAAAAGTTATGCGAGCGGTCACGGACAGCGGTCCTACGCAGGAAAACCAGGTTAAACCAACAGAAATACAGAATCTTTTTGACTTAATGCAAGTGGTTTCAACCTCAGATACGGTGCAACATTTTGATGATTTATATAACAAATGCCAAATACGTTATGGTGATCTAAAAAAGCAGTTAGCAGAAGATATGGTGGTGGCCACTGAGCCGGTTCGCAGTCGAATTGAAGAAATTGCTGCTGATGACGCATATATTCGAAAAGTGATAAACCTTGGCGCTGAAAAAGCAAGGGAAAGTGCGCAGCAAACGATTAAAGATGTAAGAGAGATTATTGGATTCCGTAAATTTTAG
- a CDS encoding deoxynucleoside kinase, giving the protein MHIAIVGNIGAGKTTLTALLAKHLGWEPQFEAVEDNPYLEDFYSDMKRWSFNLQIFFLNSRFRHILELQKRNANIIQDRTIYEDAYIFAENLHDMGLMTSRDFDNYSSIFESIVSFIKPPDLLIYLKASVPTLVDNIQLRGRDYEAGIRLDYLSKLNDKYQKWINSYKGGKLLILDKDKLDFANKPEDLGFVIEEIEKNLNGLF; this is encoded by the coding sequence ATGCATATAGCTATAGTAGGTAATATTGGTGCGGGTAAAACGACCTTAACGGCACTCTTGGCCAAACATCTGGGCTGGGAACCACAATTTGAAGCGGTAGAAGATAATCCTTATCTGGAAGATTTTTACAGCGACATGAAGCGCTGGTCATTCAATCTGCAGATTTTCTTCCTGAACAGTCGTTTTCGGCATATCTTAGAACTCCAGAAGAGAAATGCAAACATCATACAAGACCGTACTATCTATGAAGACGCCTATATATTTGCAGAGAACCTGCATGATATGGGACTGATGACCTCTAGGGATTTTGATAATTATAGCAGTATTTTTGAAAGTATTGTCTCATTCATTAAACCGCCTGATCTGCTGATTTATCTGAAAGCTTCGGTTCCTACCTTGGTAGACAACATACAATTACGTGGGCGCGACTACGAAGCGGGTATAAGGCTTGATTACCTATCTAAATTAAATGATAAATATCAAAAATGGATAAACAGTTATAAGGGCGGGAAATTGCTGATACTGGATAAGGATAAACTGGATTTTGCCAATAAGCCGGAAGATCTCGGTTTTGTTATTGAAGAAATTGAGAAGAACTTGAACGGATTGTTTTAA
- the kdsB gene encoding 3-deoxy-manno-octulosonate cytidylyltransferase, translating to MNIIGIIPARYASTRFPGKPLVAIHGKSMIQRVYEQAAKAPSLQQVVVATDDDRIAHHVDGFGGKVIMTAPTHQSGTDRCAEVIAIENTYDIAINIQGDEPYIDPAQIELLASCFENSETQIATLVKKINTYHELFNTNTPKVLLNNMQEAIYFSRTALPFQRDIAPENWLEHYVYYKHIGIYGYRCEVLTALTNLPISALEKAEALEQLRWLENGYRIKTAETSLETLAIDEPDDLNKLK from the coding sequence ATGAATATTATAGGAATTATACCAGCCCGCTATGCCTCGACTCGTTTTCCGGGTAAACCTTTAGTAGCTATTCATGGGAAGAGTATGATTCAGCGTGTGTATGAGCAGGCCGCAAAAGCGCCCTCGCTTCAGCAAGTGGTAGTGGCTACAGACGACGATCGGATAGCTCATCATGTTGACGGCTTTGGAGGAAAGGTTATCATGACCGCCCCTACCCATCAGAGCGGAACGGATAGATGTGCTGAGGTAATTGCAATTGAAAATACATATGATATCGCTATTAATATCCAGGGCGATGAACCTTATATAGATCCGGCACAGATAGAACTACTTGCCAGTTGTTTTGAAAATAGTGAAACACAAATTGCAACATTGGTAAAAAAAATAAATACCTACCATGAGCTGTTCAATACGAATACGCCCAAGGTATTGTTGAACAATATGCAGGAAGCAATCTATTTTAGTCGTACCGCCCTCCCCTTTCAACGGGATATTGCTCCTGAAAACTGGCTCGAACATTATGTTTATTATAAACATATCGGCATCTATGGATATAGATGTGAAGTGTTGACAGCATTGACTAATCTGCCGATATCTGCATTGGAAAAAGCGGAAGCGTTGGAGCAATTGCGCTGGTTGGAAAATGGCTATCGTATTAAAACGGCAGAGACATCTTTGGAAACCTTGGCGATTGATGAACCGGATGATTTGAATAAACTTAAATAG
- a CDS encoding serine hydrolase → MHRRIITIRLLALLSLTICNVKLPAQQAENKLQHALEKMIKSFKGTAGVYVYNLKTGEKASVNADTIFPTASIVKVPILVGLFDKIDQGEFKYHEELVYHDSIKYGGSGLMQFFKDSTKTDLSTLAALMITYSDNTTSLWCQSLAGGGEAINHLMDDYGFPNTKVNSRTKGREEIWKKYGWGQTTPREMAKLLIKIRNGEIINPAASERMYRLLTNIYYDEYALSQIPPYIQTASKQGMVNDSRSELFMVNAPSGDYVCYIATKNLKDQSWKVNNEAWKLARKISAYLWNYFEPESDWKPAKGVDKFAEGMRY, encoded by the coding sequence ATGCACCGCAGAATAATTACTATACGTTTACTGGCCTTGCTATCGCTAACAATTTGCAACGTTAAACTACCGGCCCAGCAAGCGGAAAATAAGCTACAACATGCTTTGGAGAAAATGATAAAATCTTTTAAGGGCACCGCGGGCGTTTACGTGTATAATCTGAAGACGGGTGAAAAGGCGTCTGTAAATGCCGACACGATATTTCCAACAGCAAGTATCGTAAAGGTACCTATACTGGTGGGGTTATTTGACAAAATAGATCAGGGTGAATTTAAATACCATGAAGAGCTGGTTTACCACGATTCCATTAAATACGGTGGTTCTGGCTTGATGCAATTCTTTAAAGATAGTACGAAAACAGATCTCAGCACCTTAGCTGCGCTAATGATTACTTATAGCGATAATACTACGTCATTGTGGTGCCAGAGCCTGGCTGGTGGTGGCGAAGCTATCAATCACTTAATGGACGATTATGGCTTTCCGAATACCAAAGTAAACTCCAGAACTAAAGGCCGTGAAGAAATTTGGAAAAAATATGGATGGGGACAAACAACGCCTAGGGAGATGGCAAAATTATTAATAAAAATCAGAAACGGCGAAATCATTAATCCGGCAGCCTCTGAAAGAATGTATCGCTTGCTTACCAATATTTATTATGACGAATACGCGCTCTCGCAAATACCGCCCTACATACAAACGGCATCCAAACAGGGAATGGTGAACGACTCGCGTTCGGAGCTGTTTATGGTGAATGCGCCAAGTGGAGATTATGTATGCTATATTGCTACTAAAAACCTGAAAGACCAAAGTTGGAAAGTAAATAATGAGGCATGGAAATTAGCTAGAAAAATATCAGCTTATCTCTGGAATTATTTTGAACCCGAATCAGACTGGAAGCCGGCAAAGGGGGTTGATAAGTTCGCTGAAGGAATGCGCTATTAA
- a CDS encoding cob(I)yrinic acid a,c-diamide adenosyltransferase: MKIYTKTGDKGQTSLIGGTRVSKYHERVGAYGTLDELNSYIGLIRSYDIDLRSKEELIAIQQLLFAISALLAADPEKSKMKLYTILDSDIEYLEKAVDFMDKQLKPLKNFILPGGNIVVSHIHIARCICRRAERLVVRVAENSNVQELIIVYLNRLSDYLFVLARKVAQDTNCEEVAWYPREQ, from the coding sequence ATGAAAATATATACCAAAACAGGAGACAAAGGGCAGACATCATTAATCGGGGGAACTAGAGTTTCCAAATACCACGAGCGGGTAGGGGCTTATGGAACACTGGATGAGCTAAACTCTTATATAGGCCTTATACGCAGTTACGACATTGATTTACGGTCAAAAGAAGAGCTGATAGCCATTCAACAACTGCTATTTGCCATTAGTGCCTTATTAGCTGCAGATCCTGAGAAATCTAAGATGAAATTATACACTATCCTGGACAGCGATATTGAATATTTAGAAAAGGCGGTTGATTTCATGGATAAGCAGTTAAAACCGTTGAAAAACTTCATCCTGCCTGGAGGTAACATCGTCGTTTCACATATTCATATTGCCCGTTGTATCTGCAGGAGAGCGGAACGGCTAGTTGTGCGTGTGGCAGAAAACAGTAATGTTCAGGAACTTATCATAGTTTATCTCAATCGTTTGAGCGACTATTTGTTCGTACTGGCAAGAAAAGTGGCCCAAGACACGAATTGTGAAGAAGTAGCATGGTATCCTCGGGAGCAATAA